Proteins encoded by one window of Kribbella italica:
- a CDS encoding ABC transporter substrate-binding protein has product MRPKARLRPRSTAAVLACSLTLLVGACGGNTDQPGSASRDSAGDGPRVELTIATFNEFGYGDLYREYEAAHPNVKITERRAATVDEHIKNLETNLASGSGMADIEAMEVSWIYKYLAKADKFVDLRDYGAGDLTKRWLDWKVAGATAPGGKIIGYGTDIGPEAICYRRDLFAKAGLPTDRAEVAKLFPDWASYFSYGRRFKAKVPNSAWYDSASLTWDAMRNQLIEAYYSNQDRYLGEDNELLHKTWNQIVAGSEDGLSAKLPTWSDAWTKAFRTDAFATMACPGWLLGVIQDNAGTFGKGKWDVADVFPGGGGNWGGSYLTVPVQSGQPAEAAKLAAWLTAPEQQIKVFKKVGSFPSTVDAYDAEQVKSQVNAYFNNAPVGQIFINRANNVILKQHKGPRDGEINQVFSKALERVDQGKQSPSAAWKQALREAEKAANARMNN; this is encoded by the coding sequence ATGCGGCCCAAGGCCCGCCTCCGCCCCCGCAGTACTGCCGCCGTGCTCGCCTGCAGCCTCACCCTGCTGGTCGGCGCCTGCGGCGGGAACACCGACCAGCCCGGTAGCGCGTCCCGCGACAGCGCCGGCGACGGCCCCCGGGTCGAGCTGACCATCGCGACCTTCAACGAGTTCGGCTACGGCGACCTGTACCGCGAGTACGAGGCCGCCCACCCGAACGTCAAGATCACCGAGCGCCGCGCCGCGACCGTCGACGAGCACATCAAGAACCTGGAGACCAACCTGGCCTCGGGATCCGGGATGGCCGACATCGAGGCGATGGAGGTCAGCTGGATCTACAAGTACCTGGCCAAGGCGGACAAGTTCGTCGACCTGCGCGACTACGGCGCCGGCGACCTGACGAAGCGCTGGCTGGACTGGAAGGTCGCCGGCGCCACCGCGCCGGGCGGCAAGATCATCGGGTACGGCACCGACATCGGGCCGGAGGCGATCTGCTACCGGCGCGACCTGTTCGCCAAGGCCGGGCTGCCGACGGACCGGGCCGAGGTCGCCAAGCTGTTCCCCGACTGGGCGTCGTACTTCTCCTACGGGCGCCGGTTCAAGGCCAAGGTGCCGAACTCGGCCTGGTACGACTCGGCGTCACTGACCTGGGACGCCATGCGCAACCAGCTGATCGAGGCCTACTACTCCAACCAGGACCGCTACCTGGGCGAGGACAACGAGCTGCTGCACAAGACCTGGAACCAGATCGTCGCGGGCAGCGAGGACGGGCTGTCGGCGAAGCTGCCGACCTGGAGCGACGCGTGGACCAAGGCCTTCCGGACCGACGCGTTCGCGACGATGGCCTGCCCGGGGTGGCTGCTCGGGGTGATCCAGGACAACGCGGGGACGTTCGGCAAGGGCAAGTGGGACGTCGCCGACGTGTTCCCCGGTGGGGGCGGCAACTGGGGCGGGTCGTACCTGACCGTGCCGGTCCAGTCGGGACAGCCGGCGGAGGCCGCGAAACTGGCCGCCTGGCTGACCGCGCCGGAGCAGCAGATCAAGGTGTTCAAGAAGGTCGGCTCGTTCCCGTCGACCGTCGACGCCTACGACGCGGAGCAGGTGAAGTCGCAGGTCAACGCGTACTTCAACAACGCGCCGGTCGGGCAGATCTTCATCAACCGGGCCAACAACGTGATCCTCAAGCAGCACAAGGGCCCGCGCGACGGTGAGATCAACCAGGTCTTCTCCAAGGCCCTCGAACGCGTCGACCAGGGCAAGCAGAGCCCGTCCGCGGCGTGGAAACAGGCCCTGCGCGAAGCCGAGAAAGCTGCGAACGCCAGAATGAACAACTAA
- a CDS encoding substrate-binding domain-containing protein, which translates to MAFEGLAGGTPTLEQVAALAGVSRATVSRVVNGSPKVLPDTVAAVEQAIGQLGYVPNRAARALVTRRTDSVALVMPEPDSRVFSDPFFAGILRGVSRTMAPTSSQLVLLIEPAEGDDQRLLRYLRGGHVDGAIIVSHHGRDNVLQELAQLPLPIVFSARPIGVEVPVASVDVDNVAGARTAVEYLLAKGRKQIGIIAGPLDMTAGLDRLTGYQEVAAEAGFAEAVAFGDFTAEGGEQATIQLLDEYPDLDGIFVANDLMATATLRVLSQRGRRVPDDVSVVGFDDSVVATTTTPQLTTVRQPVEKLGSRLAEILIAKIGGAHLTSPEIYGTELIVRGSA; encoded by the coding sequence GTGGCATTTGAAGGTCTCGCCGGTGGGACTCCGACGTTGGAGCAGGTCGCCGCGTTGGCCGGCGTGTCCCGCGCGACGGTGTCCCGCGTCGTGAACGGTTCGCCGAAGGTGCTGCCGGACACGGTCGCCGCGGTCGAGCAGGCGATCGGCCAGCTCGGCTACGTCCCGAACCGGGCGGCCCGCGCGCTGGTCACCCGGCGTACGGACTCGGTCGCGCTGGTGATGCCCGAGCCGGACAGCCGGGTGTTCTCCGACCCGTTCTTCGCCGGGATCCTGCGCGGCGTGAGCCGGACGATGGCGCCGACCTCGTCGCAGCTGGTGCTGCTGATCGAGCCGGCCGAGGGCGACGACCAGCGCCTGCTGCGGTACCTGCGCGGCGGGCACGTCGACGGCGCGATCATCGTCAGCCACCACGGCCGCGACAACGTGCTGCAGGAGTTGGCCCAGCTCCCGCTGCCGATCGTGTTCAGCGCGCGCCCGATCGGCGTCGAGGTGCCGGTCGCCAGCGTCGACGTCGACAACGTGGCCGGAGCCCGGACGGCGGTCGAGTACCTGCTCGCCAAGGGGCGCAAGCAGATCGGCATCATCGCCGGTCCGCTCGACATGACCGCCGGCCTGGACCGGCTGACCGGGTACCAGGAGGTCGCGGCCGAGGCGGGCTTCGCGGAGGCCGTGGCGTTCGGCGACTTCACCGCCGAGGGTGGTGAGCAGGCGACGATCCAGCTGCTCGACGAGTACCCGGACCTGGACGGCATCTTCGTCGCGAACGACCTGATGGCGACGGCGACGCTGCGGGTGCTGTCCCAGCGCGGACGCCGCGTGCCGGACGACGTGTCGGTGGTCGGCTTCGACGACTCGGTCGTCGCGACCACGACCACACCCCAACTCACCACGGTCCGCCAGCCGGTGGAGAAGCTGGGCTCCCGCCTGGCCGAGATCCTGATCGCCAAGATCGGCGGCGCCCACCTGACCAGCCCGGAGATCTACGGCACCGAGCTGATCGTCCGCGGGTCCGCCTGA
- a CDS encoding DUF3376 domain-containing protein has translation MSDHEIRIALVLNGGVSLAVWMGGVTHELDLIRRASAGGQAPPSQPYDEQLAQRWRDLCRRDGEQRKLVVDVIAGTSAGGLNGSLLATAVSHGSTLDPGDDHGPWLRQKWVGLGSLEVGKLVPAVGKPSTSVLDGDYFLTELKQLLKGVAGGGQSAAAEPVTLFVTASGLGVQQFEAKDAAGQRFVVPDHRYLFCFTSEQRALYDGATRSFSVDPVNGLANTKLLARAARASASFPVAFGPVLETPNMATNPPRLQPGAHTGSGAWLVDGGVLDNAPFGPVLDVVARRPVTGKASRYVLYVVPSAGIGLAATRLPEATEPGWQVAALSAVQFPREVDFRSDVEQLERLLLEADASWSDTQRLYDRCVHHPENRGALHKAAALLQPTYSRGRAAGGVWEAVTVASPDRSTVLDAATALSEPEVDEILATDHPWVPGPDGSTALLTQDADGNPCWPWGTGAAERVVRLVLRSLRTQIDNGATGDRDVLEKWLKASSDALLKVLAVRDALAAELAVADLDLRPAGGAEAVAVGLNDIFESLQIQRALGDEFATLVAVVGPVLVETALEVEIVSRCTSARTPQQRSAPFQFLRLGPDIPLTLLDELPEGSIANDLKDRILYGTQVGHFGAFGAAEWRRWDWLMGRLHCVAHLGAMLGAEPDWIRETQRQVLASEEWTVDELALQVRKLAEDFPVAAGLGALTTMRDELNGSKAGRATTRGLADRLVEVSGGLSPQVGEWMKASAARKNEPRSWLLRTVRWFTKPARETLWGRLVRSPDLGAVRRPLVFEPWLPVAAAGVAVLLLVVAGVVGAPGVRIVAALLAGVVLALAAVLFVVSWYVRRVRQRIRRWIAARLPEISPSSRNR, from the coding sequence ATGTCCGACCACGAGATCCGGATCGCGCTGGTGCTCAACGGAGGCGTCAGTCTGGCGGTCTGGATGGGCGGCGTCACGCACGAGCTCGACCTGATCCGCCGCGCGTCGGCGGGCGGCCAGGCACCGCCGTCCCAGCCGTACGACGAACAGCTGGCGCAACGCTGGCGCGACCTGTGCCGCCGCGACGGCGAGCAACGCAAGCTCGTCGTCGACGTGATCGCCGGGACCAGCGCCGGCGGCCTGAACGGGTCGTTGCTCGCGACCGCCGTGTCGCACGGCTCGACGCTCGATCCCGGCGACGACCACGGGCCGTGGCTGCGGCAGAAGTGGGTCGGCCTGGGATCGCTGGAGGTCGGCAAGCTCGTCCCCGCGGTCGGCAAGCCGTCCACGTCGGTGCTCGACGGCGACTACTTCCTGACCGAGCTCAAACAGTTGCTCAAGGGCGTCGCCGGCGGCGGGCAGTCCGCGGCGGCCGAGCCGGTGACGTTGTTCGTGACCGCGTCCGGGCTCGGGGTGCAGCAGTTCGAGGCCAAGGACGCGGCGGGGCAGCGGTTCGTCGTACCGGACCATCGGTACCTGTTCTGCTTCACCAGCGAGCAACGGGCCCTGTACGACGGCGCGACGCGGTCGTTCTCGGTCGATCCGGTCAACGGGCTGGCGAACACCAAGCTCCTGGCCCGCGCCGCGCGCGCGTCGGCGTCGTTCCCGGTCGCGTTCGGGCCGGTGCTGGAGACGCCGAACATGGCGACCAATCCGCCCCGGCTGCAACCTGGTGCACACACCGGATCCGGCGCTTGGCTGGTGGACGGCGGCGTGCTCGACAACGCGCCGTTCGGGCCGGTGCTCGACGTCGTCGCCCGACGGCCGGTGACGGGGAAGGCGAGCCGGTATGTGCTGTACGTCGTACCGTCGGCAGGGATCGGGCTGGCCGCGACTCGGTTGCCTGAGGCAACCGAACCGGGCTGGCAGGTGGCCGCGCTGTCGGCGGTGCAGTTCCCGCGCGAGGTGGACTTCCGGTCCGACGTCGAGCAGCTCGAACGGCTGCTGCTCGAGGCGGATGCGTCGTGGTCCGACACGCAGCGGCTGTACGACCGGTGCGTGCACCACCCGGAGAACCGGGGCGCCCTGCACAAGGCGGCGGCGCTGCTGCAGCCGACGTACTCGCGCGGGCGGGCCGCGGGCGGGGTCTGGGAGGCCGTGACGGTGGCCTCGCCGGACCGGTCGACGGTGCTCGACGCGGCGACGGCGTTGTCCGAGCCGGAGGTCGACGAGATCCTCGCGACGGACCATCCGTGGGTTCCTGGGCCGGACGGGTCGACGGCGTTGCTGACGCAGGACGCGGACGGGAATCCCTGCTGGCCTTGGGGAACGGGCGCGGCCGAGCGCGTCGTACGGCTGGTGCTGCGGTCGCTGCGGACGCAGATCGACAACGGCGCGACCGGCGACCGCGACGTCCTGGAGAAGTGGCTGAAGGCATCGAGTGACGCGTTGCTGAAGGTATTGGCGGTCCGGGACGCGCTGGCGGCCGAGCTGGCGGTAGCGGATCTCGACCTGCGGCCGGCCGGTGGTGCCGAGGCGGTCGCGGTCGGGCTGAACGACATCTTCGAGTCGCTGCAGATCCAGCGCGCGCTCGGCGACGAGTTCGCGACGCTGGTCGCGGTGGTCGGGCCGGTGCTGGTCGAGACCGCGCTGGAGGTGGAGATCGTGTCGCGCTGTACGTCGGCGCGGACGCCGCAGCAGCGCAGTGCGCCGTTCCAGTTCCTGCGGCTCGGGCCGGACATCCCGCTGACGCTGCTCGACGAACTGCCCGAGGGGTCGATCGCGAACGACCTGAAGGACAGGATCCTGTACGGGACCCAGGTCGGTCACTTCGGCGCGTTCGGCGCGGCCGAGTGGCGGCGGTGGGACTGGCTGATGGGTCGGCTGCACTGCGTCGCGCATCTCGGCGCGATGCTCGGCGCGGAGCCGGACTGGATCCGCGAGACGCAGCGGCAGGTGCTCGCGTCGGAGGAGTGGACGGTCGACGAGCTGGCGCTGCAGGTGCGGAAGCTGGCCGAGGACTTCCCGGTCGCCGCCGGGCTCGGTGCATTGACGACGATGCGCGACGAGCTGAACGGATCGAAGGCCGGGCGCGCGACCACGCGCGGGCTGGCCGATCGGCTGGTCGAGGTGTCGGGCGGGCTGAGTCCGCAGGTCGGCGAGTGGATGAAGGCGTCGGCGGCGCGGAAGAACGAGCCGCGGTCGTGGTTGCTGCGGACTGTTCGCTGGTTCACCAAGCCGGCGCGGGAGACGTTGTGGGGACGGCTGGTCCGGTCGCCGGATCTTGGTGCTGTCCGGCGTCCGTTGGTGTTCGAGCCGTGGTTGCCGGTGGCGGCGGCTGGGGTCGCCGTACTGCTGCTGGTGGTGGCGGGGGTGGTTGGGGCGCCCGGCGTACGGATCGTTGCTGCGTTGCTGGCCGGGGTCGTGCTGGCGTTGGCGGCGGTGTTGTTCGTCGTGTCCTGGTACGTCCGCCGGGTACGGCAGCGGATCCGGCGCTGGATCGCCGCCCGGCTGCCCGAGATCAGTCCATCGTCACGAAATCGATGA
- a CDS encoding DUF3097 family protein — MADRYGNDVLAGDWRKPKNGRTVEVALEKGMVVEEPTSGFVGAVVRWEHGVVDLEDRHGKIRTYPMGPGFWVDGKPVSLVAPKKAGPAKKTTTASGSVAVDGVRARVARASRIYVEGRHDAELVERVWGDDLRIEGVVVEYLEGIDDLPAIVNRFQPGPGRRLGVLVDHLVDGSKESKIAAQVNNRHVLVVGHPFIDIWEAVKPSSVGIAEWPKIPYGEDWKKGVLKTFGWPATDQADVAAAWKHILSKVKSFADLDPALLGRVEELIDFVTMD, encoded by the coding sequence GTGGCTGACAGGTATGGGAACGACGTGCTGGCCGGGGATTGGCGTAAGCCGAAGAACGGGCGGACCGTAGAGGTCGCGCTCGAAAAGGGGATGGTGGTCGAGGAGCCGACGTCCGGGTTCGTGGGGGCGGTGGTGCGGTGGGAGCACGGCGTCGTCGATCTCGAGGACCGGCACGGGAAGATCCGGACCTATCCGATGGGGCCCGGGTTCTGGGTGGACGGCAAGCCGGTGAGTCTGGTCGCGCCGAAGAAGGCGGGGCCGGCCAAGAAGACCACAACCGCGTCGGGGTCGGTCGCTGTGGACGGCGTCCGGGCACGCGTCGCGCGGGCGAGCCGGATCTACGTCGAAGGGCGGCACGACGCCGAACTGGTCGAGCGGGTCTGGGGTGACGACCTGCGGATCGAAGGGGTCGTCGTCGAGTACCTGGAGGGCATCGACGACCTGCCGGCGATCGTCAACCGGTTCCAGCCGGGGCCCGGGCGGCGCCTCGGCGTACTGGTGGACCACCTGGTCGACGGCTCGAAGGAGTCCAAGATCGCGGCCCAGGTGAACAACCGGCACGTGCTGGTCGTCGGGCACCCGTTCATCGACATCTGGGAGGCGGTCAAGCCGTCGTCGGTCGGGATCGCGGAGTGGCCGAAGATCCCGTACGGCGAGGACTGGAAGAAGGGCGTGCTGAAGACCTTCGGCTGGCCGGCCACCGACCAGGCCGACGTCGCGGCCGCCTGGAAGCACATCCTGTCGAAGGTGAAGAGCTTCGCCGACCTCGACCCCGCACTGCTCGGCCGGGTCGAGGAACTCATCGATTTCGTGACGATGGACTGA
- a CDS encoding type II toxin-antitoxin system VapC family toxin, translating into MMLSPARLLLDTHVVLWWLSDSDELSLGVKDLIDSELEVYVSVASLWEISIKTAAGKLRMPEHWLDVIGQSGLLELPIRAHHAAEAGQLPPLHRDPFDRLLIAQAQHEGLTLVTRDKFIHAYEVEHLAA; encoded by the coding sequence ATGATGCTGTCCCCGGCCCGGCTGCTGCTGGACACGCACGTCGTCCTGTGGTGGCTGAGCGACAGCGACGAGCTCTCCCTGGGCGTGAAGGACCTGATCGATTCCGAGCTCGAGGTGTACGTCAGCGTCGCCAGCCTGTGGGAGATCTCGATCAAGACGGCGGCCGGCAAGCTGCGGATGCCGGAGCACTGGCTCGACGTCATCGGCCAGAGCGGCCTGCTCGAACTCCCGATCCGCGCCCACCACGCCGCCGAGGCCGGGCAACTCCCACCCCTGCACCGCGACCCCTTCGACCGCCTGCTGATCGCCCAGGCCCAGCACGAAGGCCTCACCCTGGTCACCCGCGACAAGTTCATCCACGCCTACGAGGTCGAGCACCTCGCGGCCTGA
- a CDS encoding type II toxin-antitoxin system prevent-host-death family antitoxin — MTVDALQFNMHEAKTQLSRIIERVEHGEEIVISRAGRPVARIVPLERTARSGRGSLTGFWAAEDWDSAETNAEIARDFLPS; from the coding sequence GTGACCGTTGATGCCCTGCAGTTCAACATGCACGAGGCGAAGACCCAGCTCTCCCGCATCATCGAACGCGTCGAGCACGGCGAGGAGATCGTCATCAGCCGCGCGGGGCGGCCGGTCGCCCGGATCGTCCCGCTGGAGCGCACGGCCCGGTCCGGCCGTGGCTCGCTGACCGGCTTCTGGGCCGCCGAGGACTGGGACTCCGCCGAGACCAACGCCGAGATCGCCCGGGACTTCCTGCCGTCATGA
- a CDS encoding NCS1 family nucleobase:cation symporter-1: protein MVSTDQLDHPDGRVELDDPTVVTQSRYGNEELAPTRISQRRWTTYNYAALWMGMAHNIPSYLLASGLVALGMNWLQAFLTITLGNLIVLVPLLLNSHAGTKYGIPFPVFARAFYGVRGANFPALLRAFVACGWFGIQTWIGGQAIHVIVGELAGSGWQNASAVGGHPWTLWLSFAFFWLLQMWLIWRGIEGLRRFENWAAPLVTVAFLALMIAILVKAGGPGPILSQPSALGWDADFWKIFAPSLMGMIAFWATLSLNMPDFTRFGAGQRQQVIGQIIGLPTTMSFIALVSIVTTSGTVIVYGSAIWDPVELTRRFENPVVVVVGLVMAILATMSCNVAANVVSPSYDFANALPRWLTFRTAGLLTGVIGVLIQPWRLLTDPDIYIFAWLGFYGGLLASVAGVLIAGYWLLDRTNLFLADLYLPHRRYWYWAGWNWRAVLATVIGSVLAVGGAYGGPFPADGLIPFLQPLYDYSWVVGLTAGLLVYLGLTLVLPHRTTRATHATASL, encoded by the coding sequence ATGGTCAGCACGGATCAGCTCGATCACCCGGACGGAAGGGTCGAGCTCGACGACCCGACCGTGGTCACGCAGAGCCGGTACGGCAACGAGGAGCTCGCGCCGACCCGGATCAGTCAGCGGCGCTGGACGACGTACAACTACGCGGCGCTGTGGATGGGGATGGCGCACAACATCCCCAGCTACCTGCTCGCCTCCGGCCTGGTCGCGCTCGGGATGAACTGGCTGCAGGCCTTCCTCACCATCACGTTGGGCAACCTGATCGTGCTGGTGCCGCTGCTGCTGAACAGCCATGCGGGGACCAAGTACGGGATCCCGTTCCCGGTGTTCGCGCGGGCCTTCTACGGCGTCCGCGGCGCGAACTTCCCCGCGTTGCTGCGGGCCTTCGTCGCCTGCGGCTGGTTCGGCATCCAGACCTGGATCGGCGGGCAGGCGATCCACGTGATCGTCGGTGAGCTGGCCGGGTCGGGCTGGCAGAACGCGTCGGCGGTCGGTGGGCACCCGTGGACGTTGTGGCTGAGCTTCGCGTTCTTCTGGCTGCTGCAGATGTGGCTGATCTGGCGCGGGATCGAGGGGCTGCGGCGGTTCGAGAACTGGGCCGCGCCGCTGGTCACGGTCGCGTTCCTGGCGCTGATGATCGCGATCCTGGTCAAGGCCGGCGGGCCCGGCCCGATCCTGTCGCAGCCGTCGGCGCTCGGCTGGGACGCCGACTTCTGGAAGATCTTCGCGCCGTCGCTGATGGGCATGATCGCGTTCTGGGCGACGCTGTCGCTGAACATGCCGGACTTCACCCGGTTCGGCGCCGGGCAGCGCCAGCAGGTGATCGGGCAGATCATCGGGCTGCCGACGACGATGTCGTTCATCGCACTGGTCTCGATCGTCACCACGTCCGGCACGGTGATCGTCTACGGCTCGGCGATCTGGGACCCGGTCGAGCTGACCCGCCGGTTCGAGAACCCGGTCGTGGTGGTCGTCGGTCTGGTGATGGCGATCCTGGCCACGATGTCCTGCAACGTCGCCGCGAACGTCGTCAGCCCGTCGTACGACTTCGCGAACGCGCTGCCGCGGTGGCTGACTTTCCGTACGGCGGGGTTGCTGACCGGCGTGATCGGCGTACTGATCCAGCCCTGGCGGCTGCTCACCGACCCGGACATCTACATCTTCGCCTGGCTCGGTTTCTACGGCGGCCTGCTCGCGTCGGTCGCCGGGGTCCTGATCGCCGGCTACTGGCTGCTCGACCGCACCAACCTGTTCCTCGCCGACCTCTACCTCCCGCACCGCCGCTACTGGTACTGGGCCGGCTGGAACTGGCGAGCCGTTCTCGCCACCGTGATCGGCTCGGTCCTCGCCGTCGGCGGCGCGTACGGCGGCCCGTTCCCCGCCGACGGCCTCATTCCGTTCCTCCAGCCCCTCTACGACTACTCCTGGGTCGTCGGCCTCACCGCCGGCCTGCTCGTCTACCTGGGCCTGACCCTCGTCCTGCCGCACCGCACCACCCGGGCCACCCACGCGACCGCGTCGCTCTGA
- a CDS encoding MBL fold metallo-hydrolase has protein sequence MSEWTELGDRCWVRRYREWDLNVGLVVGDDGALVIDPRASTAQAEQVLAEIRELTDRPVKWVVNTHAHFDHTFGNSAILKAAGTEAASYAHENAATALAERGPALQEHYRDHPGTDPAYPEIPAEVLAEVAATELVAVDNTFSVAKVIDLGGRRVELLHLGNAHTDGDAVVVVPEADVFFVGDLVEESAPPSYGDDSYPLEWPETLDRVIGLLGAESKVVPGHGAVVDAEFVRDQAGRLGTVANTISGLHHAGTSLDDALKHTDDWPWPIEHLEHAVRRGYAVLGAPRRPTLPLLGPEH, from the coding sequence ATGAGTGAGTGGACCGAGCTGGGTGATCGATGCTGGGTCCGCCGGTATCGCGAGTGGGACCTGAACGTCGGGCTGGTCGTCGGTGACGACGGCGCGCTGGTGATCGATCCGCGGGCGTCGACCGCGCAGGCCGAGCAGGTGCTGGCCGAGATCCGGGAGCTGACCGATCGGCCGGTGAAGTGGGTCGTGAACACGCACGCGCACTTCGACCACACGTTCGGGAACTCAGCCATTCTCAAAGCAGCTGGTACGGAGGCCGCGAGCTACGCGCACGAGAACGCCGCGACGGCGCTGGCCGAGCGCGGGCCGGCGCTGCAGGAGCACTACCGCGACCACCCGGGCACCGACCCGGCGTACCCGGAGATCCCGGCCGAGGTGCTCGCCGAGGTCGCCGCGACCGAACTGGTTGCCGTCGACAACACTTTCTCCGTCGCCAAGGTGATCGACCTGGGCGGCCGGCGGGTCGAGCTGCTGCACCTGGGCAACGCGCACACCGACGGGGACGCGGTGGTCGTCGTACCGGAGGCCGACGTGTTCTTCGTGGGCGATCTGGTCGAGGAGTCCGCGCCGCCGTCGTACGGCGACGACTCGTACCCGCTGGAGTGGCCGGAGACGCTCGACCGTGTGATCGGGCTGCTCGGCGCGGAGTCGAAGGTGGTCCCGGGACACGGTGCGGTCGTCGACGCGGAGTTCGTCCGCGACCAGGCCGGGCGCCTCGGCACGGTCGCGAACACGATCTCCGGGCTGCACCACGCCGGGACGTCGCTCGACGACGCGCTGAAGCACACCGACGACTGGCCCTGGCCGATCGAGCACCTGGAGCACGCCGTACGCCGTGGGTACGCCGTACTGGGTGCTCCGCGTCGCCCGACGCTGCCACTGCTGGGCCCCGAGCACTAG
- a CDS encoding EF-Tu/IF-2/RF-3 family GTPase, giving the protein MGWKFWKNDERPQDAVTTTAPRVQDDVPFQLRVEDVFSITGRGTVVTGRVLAGVIRVNDSVGVQRGGAEVLRTVVSGVEMFRRTTDQAVAGDNVGLLLKDVDKSDVQQGDVLTP; this is encoded by the coding sequence ATGGGATGGAAGTTCTGGAAGAACGACGAGCGGCCGCAGGACGCCGTGACGACGACGGCGCCGCGGGTGCAGGACGACGTGCCGTTCCAGCTGCGGGTGGAGGACGTGTTCTCGATCACCGGTCGTGGCACCGTCGTCACCGGGCGGGTGCTGGCCGGGGTGATCCGCGTGAACGACTCCGTCGGGGTGCAGCGCGGCGGGGCCGAGGTGCTGCGGACGGTCGTGTCCGGGGTCGAGATGTTCCGGCGGACCACCGACCAGGCGGTCGCGGGCGACAACGTCGGGCTGCTGCTGAAGGATGTGGACAAGTCGGACGTGCAGCAGGGTGACGTGCTGACCCCCTGA
- a CDS encoding ThuA domain-containing protein — MTTRRALVVRGGWEGHLPVEATELFIPFLRDNDFEVTVSDSTSSYLDLDGTDLVLQCISMGEITAEETKGLEAAVRAGTGLAGWHGGIVDSFRGNVDYSFMTGGQFISHPGGFVDHRIEVVADHPIVEGIEQFDLHTEQYYVHADPSNNVLATTTFRAHPDYPWIEGATMPAVWTRTWGDGKVFVCTPGHSLADLDTPEVRTIVERGLLWASK, encoded by the coding sequence GTGACGACACGACGGGCACTGGTGGTCCGGGGCGGCTGGGAAGGCCATCTCCCGGTCGAGGCGACCGAGCTGTTCATCCCCTTCCTGCGGGACAACGACTTCGAGGTCACCGTCTCGGACAGCACCTCGAGCTACCTCGATCTGGACGGCACCGACCTGGTGCTGCAGTGCATCAGCATGGGTGAGATCACCGCCGAGGAGACCAAGGGCCTGGAGGCCGCGGTCCGCGCCGGGACCGGTCTGGCCGGCTGGCACGGCGGCATCGTCGACTCGTTCCGCGGCAACGTGGACTACAGCTTCATGACCGGCGGCCAGTTCATCTCGCACCCGGGCGGTTTCGTCGACCACCGGATCGAGGTGGTCGCCGACCACCCGATCGTCGAGGGCATCGAGCAGTTCGACCTGCACACCGAGCAGTACTACGTGCACGCCGACCCGAGCAACAACGTCCTGGCGACGACCACCTTCCGGGCGCACCCGGACTACCCGTGGATCGAGGGCGCGACGATGCCCGCGGTCTGGACCCGCACCTGGGGCGACGGCAAGGTCTTCGTCTGTACGCCGGGCCACAGCCTCGCCGACCTGGACACCCCCGAGGTCCGCACGATCGTCGAGCGGGGGCTGCTGTGGGCGAGCAAGTGA